From the genome of Macrobrachium nipponense isolate FS-2020 chromosome 29, ASM1510439v2, whole genome shotgun sequence, one region includes:
- the LOC135206004 gene encoding LOW QUALITY PROTEIN: neuropilin and tolloid-like protein 1 (The sequence of the model RefSeq protein was modified relative to this genomic sequence to represent the inferred CDS: deleted 1 base in 1 codon) codes for MCAAGGGLIICRRLLLSLTVFEVFLSQLPTVQSEGMRYGIAKSDKRSVCRMFSEPDEDKKEFYSPMYPMEYPNNTECILKLEGRFFILKLEGKISNLKLKGQFSILKLEGKFIILKLEGKSSILKLEGKFSILKLEGKFSIIRLEGKFSVLATGSTQPHVHLTKDIQNTLSPKQQPNFRIRHPNSTSRDLLPPWSRRTESSGTTTLLEIRDGAHAYSELIGKFCGDDFPPIITSKDNYLWLRFTSDENIQYRGFRAVYTFIKSVAVGRPEISECLFQTSGIQGLITNVNISDERKTYTRKYSHEIDCTWVITVKEDEKIYLFFEVFKLSQPNECEVNYVDIFGENTDLKNRIKHYCGSVADPITSKTNVIYFRFFAMPDAIDSNFRAWFTAYRDRIPAGEKDDNKTCKPEEYDCDDATCIDLTLKCNGIKNCRHEYDEEGCDSLQNLKFDIRSEHIIVILTLGCGLLGGMCFAMCFNCIKKLIRDGRQIHENIRRSREQLEERSQSMSATSSPRVVYRPTINEDGPCYISDAKTNGHPCIRPESESETEGDEEEDDEDVDDLEESCVEMRDCECQTRDSLLTQRDSGQTQIPMTPPPPPPPNRRPPGLPPLSPGPPPAVPTPPPPPGSHYGRAPPGPPPSDHYGSYGRPPVPRHNDPYEVDDQSDDSYAQRYRAEAVIEMRDKGQYEPTKSPKTTPDVLATH; via the exons GTATGCGCTATGGCATAGCTAAGTCGGATAAACGGAGCGTGTGTCGCATGTTCTCGGAGCCCGACGAGGACAAGAAGGAATTCTACTCGCCTATGTACCCCATGGAGTACCCGAATAATACGGAATGCATCCTTAAACTAGAAGGTAGGTTCTTTATCCTCAAACTAGAAGGCAAAATCAGTAACCTCAAACTAAAAGGTCAGTTCTCTATCCTCAAACTGGAAGGTAAATTCATTATCCTCAAACTGGAAGGTAAATCCAGTATCCTCAAACTAGAAGGTAAATTCAGTATCCTCAAACTAGAAGGTAAATTCAGTATCATCAGACTGGAAGGTAAATTTAGCGTCCTCGCTACTGGAAG TACCCAGCCCCATGTACACCTGACGAAGGATATTCAAAATACCCTGTCGCCCAAACAACAG CCGAACTTTCGGATACGTCATCCGAATTCGACTTCCCGCGACTTACTACCACCTTGGAGTCGCCGGACGGAAAGTAGCGGAACTACGACTCTCCTGGAGATACGCGACGGCGCGCACGCATACTCCGAGCTCATCGGCAAGTTCTGCGGCGACGATTTTCCTCCGATAATCACCTCCAAGGACAACTATCTGTGGCTGAGGTTCACCTCGGACGAAAACATCCAGTACAGGGGATTCCGGGCTGTCTACACCTTCATCAAGAGCGTAG CAGTGGGACGCCCCGAAATTTCGGAATGCCTGTTCCAGACTTCCGGGATCCAGGGCTTAATCACCAATGTGAATATAAGTGACGAGAGGAAAACCTACACCAGGAAGTACAGTCATGAGATCGACTGTACTTGGGTCATCACCGTCAAGGAAGACGAAAAG ATCTACCTGTTCTTCGAGGTCTTCAAGCTGAGTCAGCCGAACGAGTGCGAGGTGAACTATGTCGACATCTTCGGCGAGAACACCGACCTCAAG AACCGGATTAAGCACTACTGCGGCTCGGTGGCCGACCCCATCACCTCCAAGACGAACGTCATCTACTTCAGGTTCTTCGCGATGCCAGACGCCATAGACTCGAATTTCAGGGCCTGGTTCACCGCCTACAGGGACCGCATCCCCGCCGGAGAGAAAG ATGACAACAAAACCTGCAAACCGGAGGAGTATGATTGCGACGACGCGACCTGCATTGACCTCACACTCAAATGCAACGGCATCAAGAATTGCAGGCACGAATACGACGAGGAAGGATGCGAC TCTCTCCAGAATCTGAAATTCGACATCAGATCGGAGCACATCATCGTGATCCTGACCCTGGGATGTGGCCTGCTCGGCGGGATGTGCTTCGCGATGTGCTTCAACTGCATCAAGAAACTCATCAGAGACGGTCGGCAAATTCAC GAGAACATCCGACGGTCCCGCGAGCAGCTGGAGGAGCGCAGCCAGAGCATGTCGGCGACGTCGTCGCCCCGCGTCGTCTACCGCCCCACCATCAACGAGGACGGGCCCTGCTACATCTCCGACGCCAAGACCAACGGCCACCCCTGCATCAGGCCGGAATCCGAGTCGGAGACCGAAGgcgacgaggaggaggacgacgaggaCGTCGACGACCTGGAGGAGTCCTGCGTCGAGATGCGCGACTGCGAGTGCCAGACCAGGGACTCCCTCCTCACGCAGAGGGACTCGGGACAGACGCAGATCCCCATGACGCCCcctccgcccccgccccccaacagACGCCCGCCGGGTCTTCCCCCTCTGAGTCCCGGACCTCCGCCGGCGGTGCCCACCCCGCCGCCTCCCCCGGGTAGCCATTACGGCCGTGCCCCCCCGGGCCCGCCGCCTTCCGACCACTACGGTTCCTACGGGCGGCCGCCGGTGCCCAGACACAACGACCCGTACGAGGTGGACGACCAGTCGGACGACTCCTACGCCCAGCGGTACCGGGCAGAGGCTGTCATCGAGATGAGAGACAAGGGCCAGTACGAGCCGACGAAGTCGCCCAAGACCACGCCCGACGTGCTGGCCACGCATTGA